From Streptomyces chrestomyceticus JCM 4735, one genomic window encodes:
- a CDS encoding inositol monophosphatase family protein, with amino-acid sequence MMNSLTDLDDAGVAAAAARAGADVVRDLYGRRLARIDKGGGDFATEADVAAEKAILGVLRAARPDDAVLGEEGGRQGAAEAARQWLVDPLCGTLDYAVGSMLVAVNVALREGAAAVADPFSGDVFHTDGESAWVRGEGAGQRGDGADQRGDGADQRLIPTSASRLVDVNLDPPFPGAPAFRAVDLLARPAFAEHFRPRVVSTTLALAWVAAGKRAAYVTDGGDLSGSVHFAAGIALCRAAGCVVTGIDGAPVGQGGRGLVAAADAETHRLLMTMVRGQE; translated from the coding sequence ATGATGAACTCACTTACGGATCTTGACGACGCCGGAGTCGCGGCCGCCGCGGCGCGTGCCGGTGCGGACGTGGTGCGCGACCTGTACGGACGGCGGCTCGCCCGTATCGACAAGGGAGGCGGGGACTTCGCCACCGAGGCCGATGTGGCGGCCGAGAAGGCGATCCTCGGTGTCCTCCGTGCCGCCCGGCCCGACGACGCGGTGCTCGGCGAAGAAGGCGGGCGGCAGGGTGCGGCGGAGGCTGCGCGGCAGTGGCTGGTGGATCCCCTGTGTGGCACGCTGGACTACGCCGTCGGCAGCATGCTGGTCGCCGTCAACGTGGCACTGCGCGAGGGCGCGGCGGCGGTGGCCGACCCGTTCAGCGGTGACGTCTTCCATACAGACGGGGAGAGCGCGTGGGTACGGGGCGAAGGCGCCGGCCAGCGGGGCGACGGCGCCGATCAGCGGGGCGACGGCGCCGATCAGCGGCTGATACCCACGTCCGCCTCCCGGCTCGTGGACGTCAACCTCGACCCGCCGTTCCCCGGCGCCCCCGCTTTCCGGGCGGTGGACCTGCTGGCCCGGCCCGCCTTCGCTGAGCACTTCCGGCCCCGCGTGGTGTCCACGACGCTCGCGCTGGCCTGGGTCGCGGCAGGCAAGCGCGCCGCGTACGTCACGGACGGCGGCGACCTGTCCGGCAGCGTGCACTTCGCGGCCGGCATCGCCCTGTGCCGGGCCGCCGGTTGCGTCGTCACCGGCATTGATGGCGCCCCGGTCGGCCAGGGCGGCCGGGGGCTCGTCGCGGCCGCCGACGCCGAGACCCACCGGCTGCTGATGACGATGGTGCGCGGTCAGGAGTAA
- a CDS encoding fibronectin type III domain-containing protein, whose product MAKQYVTPEWESPGEWYGTMKATVWNFESEPLVDPEISFRVQSDQNVTDVYGLVWQRSGNVITGRLVPERKTVAPHRGTQAFRLGFSRSMPGPGPLPAEFKINGQSADVPDDTTPPSVPTNLQVETVGPTQATLSWAPATDNIGVRGYEVAYGGAQPLRVKDETAVLSGLTPTTAYTVRVTAVDLAGNRSDQSQPLEFSTTDKLPDGGPWDMPRAPYVDYMAWPNPSLPQYAQESGVDGFMLGFIVANNNKKLAWAGQDGPDWEVDQSSYGKKDIQQLAATGGKVAFSCGGASGRPLEAVETSVPRIVEQYEAFLRNYGVARIDFDFEGDFLADEPAHLRHTAAISQILVKHPGLKISYTLPADAQPGEGSAGFSPVGVRFLAKVAAAGIEPGLVNGMLMEFGQSAPPDMYECCVIGLKAMHGQIGSLWPAWDATKTWNRTGATPMFGCNINKRVFTLDNQRSLVEFAHENQLGALSGWDATRDHNQGNPDVQPPCTVGCDQCDTYRCTCVDQRPFDFSKLIALYKNGASPTIGAQSRV is encoded by the coding sequence ATGGCAAAGCAGTACGTCACGCCGGAATGGGAATCCCCTGGCGAGTGGTACGGCACCATGAAGGCCACGGTCTGGAATTTCGAAAGCGAACCACTGGTCGACCCGGAAATCTCGTTCCGCGTGCAGTCGGACCAGAACGTCACCGATGTCTACGGGCTCGTCTGGCAGCGGTCGGGCAACGTCATCACCGGGCGTCTGGTGCCCGAGCGCAAGACCGTCGCGCCGCACCGCGGCACCCAGGCGTTCCGGCTCGGCTTCTCCCGGTCCATGCCGGGCCCCGGCCCGCTGCCGGCCGAGTTCAAGATCAACGGGCAGTCCGCCGACGTACCCGACGACACGACGCCGCCGAGCGTGCCGACCAACCTTCAGGTGGAGACCGTCGGCCCGACCCAGGCCACGCTGTCCTGGGCCCCCGCCACCGACAACATCGGTGTGCGGGGCTACGAGGTGGCCTACGGCGGCGCCCAGCCGCTGCGGGTCAAGGACGAAACGGCGGTGCTCTCCGGTCTGACCCCGACGACCGCGTACACGGTACGGGTCACCGCCGTCGACCTCGCGGGCAACCGCTCCGACCAGTCCCAGCCGCTGGAGTTCAGCACCACCGACAAGCTCCCGGACGGCGGCCCCTGGGACATGCCGCGCGCTCCGTACGTGGACTACATGGCCTGGCCGAACCCCAGCCTCCCCCAGTACGCCCAGGAATCCGGCGTGGACGGCTTCATGCTGGGCTTCATCGTCGCCAACAACAACAAGAAGCTGGCGTGGGCCGGTCAGGACGGCCCGGACTGGGAGGTGGACCAGAGCTCGTACGGGAAGAAGGACATCCAGCAGCTCGCCGCTACTGGCGGCAAGGTCGCCTTCTCCTGCGGCGGAGCCTCCGGAAGGCCCCTCGAAGCCGTCGAGACGAGCGTCCCGAGGATCGTCGAGCAGTACGAGGCGTTCCTGCGCAACTACGGCGTCGCGCGCATCGACTTCGACTTCGAGGGCGACTTCCTGGCCGACGAGCCCGCGCACCTGCGGCACACGGCGGCGATCTCCCAGATCCTCGTCAAGCACCCCGGCCTCAAGATCTCCTACACCCTGCCCGCCGACGCACAGCCCGGTGAGGGGTCGGCCGGCTTCAGCCCGGTCGGCGTCCGGTTCCTGGCCAAGGTGGCCGCCGCCGGGATCGAGCCGGGCCTGGTCAACGGCATGCTGATGGAGTTCGGCCAGAGCGCGCCGCCCGACATGTACGAGTGCTGCGTCATCGGCCTCAAGGCCATGCACGGCCAGATCGGTTCGCTGTGGCCCGCCTGGGACGCGACGAAGACCTGGAACCGTACGGGCGCGACCCCGATGTTCGGCTGCAACATCAACAAGCGGGTCTTCACCCTCGACAACCAGCGCAGCCTGGTCGAGTTCGCCCACGAGAACCAGCTCGGCGCGCTCTCCGGGTGGGACGCCACCCGCGACCACAACCAGGGCAACCCCGACGTCCAGCCGCCGTGCACCGTCGGCTGCGACCAGTGCGACACCTACCGCTGTACCTGTGTGGACCAGCGGCCGTTCGACTTCAGCAAGCTCATCGCCCTCTACAAGAACGGCGCCAGCCCCACCATCGGGGCACAGTCCCGAGTGTGA
- a CDS encoding dipeptidase, translating into MSLDLHHRAVVADAHNDLLMAVAARPPHRWGSFFRDRWLPQLREGGIDIQVLPVFIDDQYRPEGALRQTLRMIECAHVLAEANAGDVALCTDGAGIDEALAERKIALVLALESAPGIDASVELFATLFRLGVRIASIAHWGRTPLADGSREDATGSRLTAPGVRALREMERLGMLFDISHLGASGVSHVLELATRPLIATHSCARALRDHHRNLTDDQLRGVAGTGGVVCVNFVPDFLTDDESKVSVDRVVDHIEHVVSVAGIDHVGLGSDFLREVVADLTPPCCENLDEEDPRFDFPDLAGPADLPRVTEAMLRRGLPEEDVRKILGGNMRRLMSKNMG; encoded by the coding sequence GTGTCCTTGGACCTGCACCACCGCGCCGTCGTCGCCGATGCCCACAACGACCTCCTCATGGCCGTGGCCGCGCGTCCCCCGCACCGCTGGGGCAGCTTCTTCCGGGACCGGTGGCTGCCGCAACTGCGCGAGGGTGGCATCGACATCCAGGTCCTGCCGGTGTTCATCGACGACCAGTACCGCCCCGAGGGCGCGCTCCGGCAGACCCTCCGCATGATCGAGTGCGCCCATGTCCTCGCCGAGGCCAACGCCGGAGACGTCGCGCTGTGCACCGACGGAGCCGGCATCGACGAGGCCCTCGCCGAGCGGAAGATCGCTCTGGTGCTCGCGCTGGAGAGCGCGCCGGGCATCGACGCCTCCGTCGAACTGTTCGCCACCCTGTTCCGGCTCGGCGTACGGATCGCCTCGATCGCCCACTGGGGACGCACCCCGCTCGCGGACGGCAGCCGGGAGGACGCCACCGGCAGCCGGCTGACCGCCCCCGGCGTGCGGGCGCTGCGGGAGATGGAACGCCTGGGCATGCTCTTCGACATCTCCCACCTGGGGGCGAGCGGCGTCTCGCACGTACTGGAGCTCGCCACCCGCCCGCTCATCGCCACCCACTCCTGCGCCCGCGCCCTACGCGACCACCACCGCAACCTCACCGACGACCAACTGCGCGGTGTGGCCGGCACCGGCGGCGTGGTGTGCGTGAACTTCGTTCCGGACTTCCTCACCGACGACGAGTCGAAGGTGAGCGTCGACCGGGTCGTCGACCACATCGAACACGTCGTCTCCGTGGCCGGGATCGATCACGTCGGCCTCGGGTCGGACTTCCTGCGCGAGGTGGTGGCGGACCTGACCCCGCCCTGCTGCGAGAACCTCGACGAGGAAGATCCGCGGTTCGACTTCCCCGACCTGGCGGGCCCGGCCGACCTGCCCCGGGTCACCGAGGCGATGCTCCGCCGGGGGCTGCCCGAGGAGGACGTCCGCAAGATCCTCGGCGGCAACATGCGACGGCTCATGAGCAAGAACATGGGCTGA
- a CDS encoding M20 family metallopeptidase, with protein MLADLEELVTCESFSDDHAAVARSAQVVAAQGRRLLGVPPQTLTLDGITHVQWTFGTPRVLLLGHHDTVWPTGSLKTHPWSVEEGIVRGPGVFDMKAGLVQMFHALESLPSLDGLCVLVTGDEETGSATSRALIEDIARRCSATFVLEPSAPGGALKTGRKGVSLYDITVHGRAAHSGLEPEKGVNAATELAHQLLALGGIASTVNASTGPGTSVTPTVMRAGTSNNTVPARAELSVDVRVPNATAQDAVDRLIRSLHPRTPGARLQIDGGPNRPPLAPDASGELFALATEEAVRLGLDPLRQAAVGGASDGNYTAGVGCPTLDGLGAVGDGAHADHEHVVAATMPDRARLLARLVGALR; from the coding sequence ATGCTCGCCGACCTCGAAGAACTGGTCACCTGTGAGTCCTTCTCCGACGACCACGCCGCCGTGGCCCGCAGTGCTCAGGTGGTCGCCGCGCAGGGCCGCCGGCTGCTCGGTGTCCCGCCCCAGACACTCACCCTGGACGGCATCACCCATGTGCAGTGGACGTTCGGAACGCCGCGCGTCCTGCTGCTGGGCCATCACGACACCGTCTGGCCGACCGGCTCCCTCAAGACGCACCCCTGGTCCGTGGAGGAGGGCATCGTCCGCGGACCCGGCGTCTTCGACATGAAGGCAGGACTGGTGCAGATGTTCCACGCCCTGGAGTCGCTGCCCTCTCTGGACGGCCTCTGTGTGCTCGTCACCGGGGACGAGGAGACCGGCTCGGCCACCTCCCGCGCACTGATCGAGGACATCGCGCGCCGGTGCTCGGCCACGTTCGTCCTGGAGCCGTCGGCGCCCGGCGGAGCGCTGAAGACCGGCCGCAAGGGCGTGTCCCTCTACGACATCACCGTCCACGGCCGGGCCGCCCACTCCGGACTGGAGCCGGAGAAAGGCGTCAACGCGGCCACCGAACTCGCCCACCAACTGCTCGCCCTGGGCGGCATAGCGAGCACCGTCAACGCCTCCACCGGGCCCGGGACGAGCGTCACCCCCACCGTGATGCGGGCCGGCACCTCGAACAACACCGTGCCCGCACGGGCGGAGCTGAGCGTGGACGTCCGCGTGCCGAACGCCACGGCCCAGGACGCGGTCGACCGGCTCATCCGGTCCCTGCACCCGCGGACCCCCGGCGCCCGCCTGCAGATCGACGGCGGCCCCAACCGGCCGCCCCTGGCCCCCGATGCCTCCGGCGAGCTGTTCGCCCTGGCCACCGAGGAGGCCGTACGGCTCGGCCTCGACCCGCTGCGCCAAGCGGCCGTGGGCGGGGCCTCCGACGGCAACTACACCGCCGGGGTCGGGTGCCCCACGCTCGACGGCCTCGGCGCGGTGGGCGACGGCGCGCACGCCGACCACGAACACGTCGTGGCCGCCACCATGCCGGACCGCGCCCGCCTCCTGGCCCGCCTGGTCGGAGCACTGCGGTGA
- a CDS encoding GNAT family N-acetyltransferase, which produces MKGATVRELHLMADFDAVSLLYAGIWGTPPAHSPMSAEVMRALSHAGNYVAGAYEDGRLVGASVGFFGEPVGTSLHSHITGAEMGRGVGLALKLHQRQWAMARRLERITWTYDPLIRRNAYFNLVKLGARPEEYLTSFYGAMDDVINGGDESDRVVVAWNLTTPTPPPGTTELPAGTAHVLRNDEGRPQTVPTDAATVLVDLPDDIEALRGTDPGAARAWRLAVRDTLGGLLAEGARVVGFHERRRYVVQRPHARP; this is translated from the coding sequence GTGAAGGGGGCCACCGTACGGGAGCTGCACCTCATGGCGGACTTCGACGCCGTCAGCCTGCTCTACGCCGGCATCTGGGGGACCCCGCCCGCCCACTCGCCCATGTCCGCCGAGGTCATGCGCGCCCTCTCGCACGCCGGCAACTATGTGGCCGGAGCGTACGAGGACGGCCGGCTGGTCGGCGCCTCCGTCGGCTTCTTCGGCGAACCCGTGGGCACCAGCCTGCACTCGCACATCACCGGCGCCGAAATGGGCCGTGGCGTGGGCCTCGCCCTCAAACTGCACCAGCGGCAGTGGGCGATGGCCCGCCGCCTGGAGCGCATCACCTGGACCTACGACCCGCTCATCCGCCGCAACGCCTACTTCAACCTCGTCAAACTCGGCGCCCGGCCGGAGGAGTACCTGACCTCCTTCTACGGCGCGATGGACGACGTCATCAACGGCGGCGACGAATCCGACCGGGTCGTGGTCGCCTGGAACCTCACCACGCCCACCCCACCGCCCGGGACGACCGAACTGCCCGCCGGCACTGCGCACGTCCTCCGTAACGACGAGGGCCGCCCGCAGACCGTGCCGACCGACGCCGCCACCGTCCTCGTCGACCTGCCCGACGACATCGAGGCCCTGCGCGGTACGGACCCCGGCGCCGCCCGGGCCTGGCGGCTGGCGGTACGGGACACCCTGGGCGGCCTGCTCGCCGAGGGTGCCCGCGTCGTCGGCTTCCACGAACGCCGCCGTTACGTGGTCCAACGCCCCCACGCCCGCCCCTGA
- the menC gene encoding o-succinylbenzoate synthase: MQTKITGVELRRIAMPLVAPFRTSFGVETSRDVLLVRVVTAEGEGWAECAAMSEPRYCSEYVDSAQEVLRKFLIPALPKDGTDAHGVGRVLRPFTGHRMAKAALETAVLDAQLRAAGESFGSYLGAARDRVPCGVSVGIMDSVPELLDAVAGYVDEGYVRIKLKIEPGWDVEPVRAVRERFGDDLLLQVDANAAYTLVDARQLARLDAFDLLLIEQPLANDDMVQHAELAKLLRTPVCLDESIESAADAAAAISLGACSVINIKPARVGGYLEARRIHDLARAHGIPVWCGGMLETGIGRAANVALAALPGFTLPGDTSGSSRYFATDITEPFVLADGHLDVPTGPGLGVEPLPHLLDEVTSFSEWVAL, encoded by the coding sequence GTGCAGACGAAGATCACCGGCGTCGAGCTGCGCCGCATCGCGATGCCGCTCGTCGCCCCGTTCCGTACCTCCTTCGGCGTGGAGACCAGCCGCGACGTGCTGCTGGTCCGCGTGGTCACCGCCGAGGGCGAGGGGTGGGCCGAGTGCGCCGCGATGTCCGAACCCCGCTACTGCTCCGAGTACGTCGACAGCGCCCAGGAGGTCCTGCGCAAGTTCCTGATCCCCGCCCTGCCGAAGGACGGCACGGACGCACACGGGGTGGGACGGGTCCTGCGGCCCTTCACCGGCCACCGCATGGCGAAGGCCGCGCTGGAGACCGCGGTGCTGGACGCCCAGCTCCGCGCCGCCGGCGAGTCCTTCGGCTCCTACCTGGGGGCCGCCCGGGACCGGGTGCCCTGCGGCGTCTCGGTCGGGATCATGGACTCCGTACCCGAACTCCTCGACGCCGTGGCGGGGTACGTCGACGAGGGCTACGTCCGGATCAAGCTGAAGATCGAGCCCGGCTGGGACGTCGAGCCGGTACGCGCCGTACGCGAGCGCTTCGGTGACGACCTGCTCCTCCAGGTCGACGCCAACGCCGCCTACACCCTGGTGGACGCCCGGCAACTGGCCCGGCTGGACGCCTTCGACCTGTTGCTGATCGAACAGCCGCTGGCCAACGACGACATGGTCCAGCACGCCGAACTGGCCAAGCTGCTGCGTACCCCGGTCTGCCTGGACGAGTCCATCGAGTCCGCCGCCGACGCCGCGGCGGCCATCTCCCTCGGCGCCTGCTCCGTCATCAACATCAAGCCGGCCAGGGTCGGCGGCTACCTCGAAGCCCGGCGCATCCACGACCTGGCCCGCGCCCACGGCATACCCGTCTGGTGCGGCGGCATGCTGGAGACCGGCATCGGCCGCGCCGCCAACGTGGCCCTGGCCGCCCTGCCCGGCTTCACCCTCCCCGGCGACACCTCCGGCTCCAGCCGCTACTTCGCCACCGACATCACGGAACCGTTCGTCCTGGCCGACGGTCACCTCGACGTCCCCACCGGCCCCGGCCTCGGCGTCGAGCCGCTGCCCCACCTTCTCGACGAGGTCACGAGCTTCAGTGAATGGGTGGCGTTGTGA
- a CDS encoding amidase, with translation MKIPEYVRFDAVGLAELVARGEVSPAELEAAAREAVQAVNPRINAVVETWPTDDEPGPDARPGPRRHPGSTPLAGVPFLIKDIGVAMAGRRTELGSRLAAGLVAGADSALMRRFRDAGLVTFGRTATPELAYSITTEPVLYGATRNPWSPELSAGGSSGGSAAAVAAGVVPIAHATDAAGSLRIPAACTGLFGLKPTRGRVSMGPDADETFSGLAVQGSVSRTVRDSAVLLDRMRGPEPGDPYFAQQPSRPYAEEVTRDPGPLRIGVLPQAWGGRRTTAPVADALARTVRLLEALGHRVEEVTVDLGVGWEEFVLATARLFTVHLAASVDAVAAAFGRPVDSSTLEPATLAGCQYGQQVSGARFVDALAVRNRVARSLARYFDAHDILLTPTLPELPMPLGTYAEGAAALDGLGWIDRLNDRSPFTMAFNVAGTPAMSVPVTADTATGLPIGMQFAAGYGLEGRLFRLAGQLEQASPWSDRTPVVWAGDHTGTVTPTE, from the coding sequence GTGAAAATTCCCGAGTACGTACGCTTCGACGCTGTAGGGCTCGCGGAGCTGGTGGCCAGGGGTGAGGTGTCCCCCGCCGAACTGGAGGCAGCCGCACGCGAGGCCGTACAGGCGGTCAATCCGCGGATCAACGCCGTCGTGGAGACCTGGCCCACCGACGACGAGCCCGGCCCCGACGCCCGTCCCGGCCCCCGCCGCCACCCCGGCAGCACACCGCTGGCGGGCGTTCCCTTCCTGATCAAGGACATCGGAGTCGCGATGGCCGGGAGGCGGACGGAGCTGGGAAGCCGTCTCGCGGCCGGCCTTGTCGCCGGGGCCGACTCCGCCCTGATGCGGCGCTTCCGTGACGCCGGTCTCGTGACGTTCGGCCGGACCGCGACACCGGAGCTGGCCTACAGCATCACGACGGAACCCGTGCTGTACGGCGCGACCCGCAACCCGTGGAGCCCGGAGCTGAGCGCGGGCGGATCCAGCGGGGGCTCGGCCGCGGCGGTCGCGGCCGGGGTGGTCCCGATCGCGCACGCCACCGACGCCGCCGGCTCGCTGCGCATCCCCGCCGCCTGTACCGGCCTCTTCGGGCTGAAGCCCACCCGTGGCCGGGTGTCCATGGGCCCCGACGCCGACGAGACGTTCAGCGGCCTGGCCGTGCAGGGCAGCGTCAGCCGCACCGTACGGGACAGCGCGGTGCTGCTCGACCGGATGCGCGGCCCGGAACCGGGCGACCCCTACTTCGCCCAGCAGCCGTCCCGGCCCTACGCGGAGGAGGTCACCCGCGACCCGGGCCCGCTGCGTATCGGTGTCCTCCCCCAGGCATGGGGCGGACGCCGCACCACCGCACCCGTGGCCGACGCGCTGGCCCGTACCGTACGGCTGCTCGAAGCCCTCGGCCACCGGGTGGAGGAGGTCACGGTCGATCTCGGGGTCGGCTGGGAGGAGTTCGTCCTGGCCACCGCCCGGCTGTTCACGGTGCACCTCGCGGCCTCGGTCGACGCGGTGGCCGCCGCCTTCGGCCGGCCCGTCGACTCCTCGACGCTCGAACCGGCGACGCTCGCCGGCTGTCAGTACGGGCAGCAGGTCAGCGGCGCCCGGTTCGTCGACGCGCTCGCGGTACGCAACCGGGTCGCCCGGAGCCTGGCGCGGTACTTCGACGCCCACGACATCCTGCTCACCCCGACCTTGCCGGAGCTCCCCATGCCGCTGGGCACCTATGCGGAGGGCGCGGCGGCGCTGGACGGCCTCGGCTGGATCGACCGCCTCAACGACCGCTCACCGTTCACCATGGCGTTCAACGTGGCGGGCACGCCGGCCATGTCCGTGCCGGTGACGGCCGACACCGCGACGGGGCTCCCGATCGGTATGCAGTTCGCCGCCGGGTACGGCCTGGAAGGCCGCCTCTTCCGCCTGGCCGGCCAACTCGAACAGGCAAGCCCGTGGTCGGACCGTACCCCGGTGGTGTGGGCGGGAGATCACACCGGCACTGTCACACCCACCGAGTAG
- a CDS encoding TetR/AcrR family transcriptional regulator, producing MTATTRRPGRVAKLPPRERILDAAEELFQCEGIRRVGVQAIAERAETTKMAIYRHFETKDALVAEWLRIVAADYQAAFDRVEAEHPGRPREQILGLARFIAEGLPTLSYRGCPFVNSLAELPDRSDPARQVIEQHKARQTRRLVGMCAEAGLPDPEQAAAEITFVLEGAQVSMQNGSIDQVGDRLMKIVEGIVDRHGARSGT from the coding sequence ATGACAGCGACCACGAGAAGGCCGGGCAGGGTGGCCAAACTGCCGCCCCGTGAGCGCATCCTCGACGCGGCGGAAGAGCTCTTCCAGTGCGAGGGCATCCGGCGGGTGGGCGTGCAGGCGATCGCCGAGCGGGCCGAGACCACCAAGATGGCGATCTACCGGCACTTCGAGACCAAGGACGCCCTGGTCGCGGAGTGGCTGCGGATCGTCGCCGCCGACTACCAGGCGGCCTTCGACCGGGTCGAGGCCGAACACCCCGGCCGTCCCAGGGAGCAGATCCTGGGCCTGGCCCGCTTCATCGCCGAGGGGCTGCCGACGCTCTCGTACCGGGGCTGCCCGTTCGTCAACTCCCTCGCCGAACTGCCCGACCGTTCCGATCCCGCACGGCAGGTGATCGAGCAGCACAAGGCCCGCCAGACCCGCAGACTGGTCGGCATGTGCGCCGAGGCCGGGCTGCCCGACCCCGAGCAGGCCGCCGCCGAGATCACTTTCGTACTGGAAGGGGCGCAGGTCAGCATGCAGAACGGGAGCATCGACCAGGTGGGGGACCGGCTGATGAAGATCGTCGAGGGGATCGTGGACCGGCACGGGGCCCGATCCGGGACCTGA
- a CDS encoding helix-turn-helix domain-containing protein, with translation MDVSTGPGGGAPLAAFLRARRDRVRPEQHRLAAGAQRQVPGLRRDEVALLAGISTDYYVRLEQGRERRPSPTVVEGLSRALLLDAVAARYLRELAVADSVADPVAGEEALRMSTERLAAVHQLLGSLPVPALLVNRWLDIVGSNPLGDRLHEGLEPRDNYARLVFLAPGAPSFFTEWPELARCMVAALRAQTGSGTASPRLTRLTRLVAELSAKSDVFRTVWREHHLYEKAMDHKRLRHPRIGTLALDQHVLELPGSGGHRIWAFHPADEATSDALLGLTGTVSR, from the coding sequence ATGGACGTTTCAACGGGGCCCGGCGGAGGCGCACCACTGGCTGCCTTCCTGCGCGCACGACGGGACCGGGTGCGGCCCGAACAGCACCGGCTGGCCGCTGGGGCGCAGCGCCAGGTGCCGGGGCTGCGGCGGGACGAAGTGGCGCTCCTGGCCGGGATCAGCACCGACTACTACGTACGCCTGGAGCAGGGGCGGGAACGGCGGCCGTCGCCCACCGTGGTGGAGGGCCTGAGCAGGGCCCTGCTGCTGGATGCTGTGGCGGCGCGCTACCTGCGTGAACTGGCCGTCGCGGACTCTGTTGCGGATCCCGTCGCGGGCGAGGAGGCGCTCCGAATGAGTACGGAGCGCCTGGCGGCCGTACACCAACTGCTCGGCTCCCTACCGGTGCCTGCCTTGCTGGTGAACCGATGGCTCGACATCGTGGGGAGCAACCCGCTCGGCGACCGTCTGCACGAGGGGTTGGAGCCCCGGGACAACTACGCCCGCCTGGTGTTTCTCGCCCCCGGCGCACCGTCGTTCTTCACCGAGTGGCCCGAACTCGCCCGCTGCATGGTGGCCGCCCTGCGCGCCCAGACCGGCTCCGGGACGGCCTCGCCGCGCCTGACGCGCCTGACACGCCTGGTGGCAGAGCTGTCCGCGAAGAGCGACGTCTTCCGCACCGTCTGGCGCGAGCACCACCTCTACGAGAAGGCGATGGACCACAAACGGCTCCGGCACCCGAGGATCGGAACACTCGCCCTCGACCAGCATGTCCTGGAGCTGCCTGGCAGCGGAGGCCATCGGATCTGGGCCTTCCACCCGGCGGACGAGGCGACCTCGGACGCCCTGCTCGGCCTGACTGGGACGGTCAGTCGATGA
- a CDS encoding NAD(P)H-binding protein produces MFVITGASGRTGRAAAEHLLAAGHRVRAVGRSAQRLAGLAARGAEVCEADPADPVALTDAFRGADGVYAVIQPNYLPDHPDFGAFQDQVAASLTEAVAESGVTRVVGLSSWGAEHAGGTGPVKGLHRFEQRLSAVPGVDTLWLRAGYFMENLLDHLGTARTHHRISAPFEPGLPLPFVCTRDVGARAGELLATGGWHGTEILELQGERDVSMREAVHVIAEAVGADGFTYERTSLADFHAGLLAAGVSADVAAMMAEAGEAINARHIRMRQPRTARTSTPTSVERFVADEFAPRFRTAHPAEAG; encoded by the coding sequence ATGTTCGTCATCACCGGCGCCAGTGGCCGCACCGGACGGGCTGCCGCCGAACACCTTCTCGCCGCCGGGCACCGCGTACGGGCTGTCGGGCGTTCCGCCCAGCGGCTCGCCGGCCTCGCCGCGCGGGGCGCCGAGGTGTGCGAGGCCGACCCGGCCGACCCCGTCGCGCTGACGGACGCCTTCCGTGGCGCGGACGGTGTGTACGCGGTGATCCAGCCCAACTATCTCCCCGACCACCCCGATTTCGGCGCCTTCCAGGACCAGGTCGCGGCCTCCCTGACCGAGGCGGTCGCCGAGTCCGGTGTGACCCGCGTCGTCGGACTCAGCAGTTGGGGCGCCGAGCACGCGGGCGGCACCGGACCGGTCAAGGGGCTCCACCGCTTCGAGCAGCGCCTCTCGGCCGTCCCGGGGGTGGACACGCTGTGGCTGCGGGCGGGCTACTTCATGGAGAACCTGCTGGACCATCTCGGCACCGCCAGGACCCACCACCGCATCAGCGCCCCCTTCGAGCCCGGCCTTCCCCTGCCGTTCGTGTGCACGCGCGATGTCGGGGCGCGGGCCGGGGAGCTGCTGGCCACCGGGGGCTGGCACGGTACGGAGATCCTGGAGCTCCAGGGCGAACGCGACGTGAGCATGCGGGAAGCCGTGCATGTGATCGCCGAGGCGGTGGGCGCGGACGGCTTCACGTACGAGCGGACCAGTCTCGCCGACTTCCACGCGGGGCTCCTGGCCGCAGGCGTGTCCGCCGATGTCGCGGCCATGATGGCCGAGGCCGGCGAGGCCATCAATGCCCGGCACATACGGATGCGGCAGCCGCGTACCGCCCGCACCTCCACCCCCACCTCCGTCGAACGGTTCGTGGCGGACGAGTTCGCTCCCCGGTTCCGCACGGCACACCCCGCCGAAGCGGGCTGA